The following coding sequences lie in one Phycicoccus duodecadis genomic window:
- the metG gene encoding methionine--tRNA ligase: MKVLSAVAWPYANGPRHLGHVAGFGVPSDVFSRYMRMAGHDVLMVSGSDEHGTPILVLADQAGVTPREFVDRNHALIAGELCDLGCTYDLYTRTTTANHYAVAQELFRQNWLNGYMVERTQQGAISPSTGRTLPDRFIEGECPICHYADARGDQCDNCGNQLEPEDLINPRSKINGEAPQFVQTQHFFLDLPALAEALGEWLTGREASGTWRPNVIKFSRNILDEIKPRAMTRDIDWGIPVPLDGWRDNPAKRLYVWFDAVIGYLSASIEWARRRGEPERWREWWNDPEALTYYFMGKDNITFHSQIWPAELLGYAGKGSRGGEPGVYGELNLPTEVVSSEYLTMEGRQFSTSRGYTVLVRDVLDRYGPDGIRYFICAAGPENQDSNFTWREFVQRNNSELVAGWGNLVSRTAAMVAKNFGEIPAPGPLEPVDEEVRATVLSGFETVGGLLERHRQKAAIAEAMRVVGEVNGYVSRTEPFKLKGEDQQERLATVLHTLVQCVADLNTMLAPFLPHAANRVHRVLGGEGELVPMPRLETVTGLDPEDEGRSWPVITGDYSGFPRWGSRPVVVGTPISKPAPVFTKLDESVVDDELARAEA, from the coding sequence ATGAAGGTCCTCTCCGCCGTCGCCTGGCCGTACGCCAACGGCCCCCGCCACCTCGGCCACGTCGCCGGGTTCGGGGTGCCGTCCGACGTGTTCAGCCGCTACATGCGGATGGCGGGGCACGACGTGCTCATGGTCAGCGGCTCCGACGAGCACGGCACGCCCATCCTGGTGCTCGCCGACCAGGCCGGGGTGACCCCGCGCGAGTTCGTCGACCGCAACCACGCCCTCATCGCCGGCGAGCTGTGCGACCTCGGCTGCACCTACGACCTCTACACGCGCACCACCACGGCGAACCACTACGCCGTCGCGCAGGAGCTGTTCCGGCAGAACTGGCTCAACGGCTACATGGTCGAGCGCACCCAGCAGGGCGCCATCTCGCCCTCGACCGGGCGCACCCTGCCCGACCGCTTCATCGAGGGCGAGTGCCCCATCTGCCACTACGCGGACGCGCGCGGCGACCAGTGCGACAACTGCGGCAACCAGCTCGAGCCCGAGGACCTCATCAACCCGCGGAGCAAGATCAACGGCGAGGCCCCGCAGTTCGTGCAGACCCAGCACTTCTTCCTCGACCTGCCCGCGCTCGCCGAGGCGCTGGGCGAGTGGCTCACGGGGCGCGAGGCGTCGGGCACCTGGCGGCCCAACGTCATCAAGTTCAGCCGCAACATCCTCGACGAGATCAAGCCCCGTGCCATGACCCGCGACATCGACTGGGGCATCCCGGTGCCGCTCGACGGCTGGCGCGACAACCCGGCCAAGCGCCTCTACGTGTGGTTCGACGCCGTCATCGGCTACCTCTCGGCCTCCATCGAGTGGGCGCGGCGCCGGGGCGAGCCCGAGCGCTGGCGCGAGTGGTGGAACGACCCCGAGGCCCTCACGTACTACTTCATGGGCAAGGACAACATCACCTTCCACTCCCAGATCTGGCCCGCCGAGCTCCTCGGCTACGCCGGCAAGGGCTCCCGCGGCGGCGAGCCGGGCGTCTACGGCGAGCTCAACCTGCCGACCGAGGTGGTCTCGAGCGAGTACCTGACCATGGAGGGCCGGCAGTTCTCGACCTCGCGCGGCTACACGGTGCTGGTGCGCGACGTCCTCGACCGCTACGGCCCCGACGGCATCCGGTACTTCATCTGCGCGGCCGGCCCCGAGAACCAGGACTCCAACTTCACCTGGCGCGAGTTCGTGCAGCGCAACAACTCCGAGCTGGTGGCCGGCTGGGGCAACCTGGTCTCGCGCACGGCCGCCATGGTGGCCAAGAACTTCGGGGAGATCCCGGCCCCGGGGCCGCTCGAGCCGGTCGACGAGGAGGTCCGCGCCACCGTGCTGTCGGGGTTCGAGACCGTGGGCGGCCTGCTCGAGCGGCACCGTCAGAAGGCCGCCATCGCCGAGGCCATGCGGGTGGTCGGCGAGGTCAACGGCTACGTCTCGCGCACGGAGCCGTTCAAGCTGAAGGGCGAGGACCAGCAGGAGCGCCTGGCCACCGTGCTGCACACGCTGGTGCAGTGCGTCGCCGACCTCAACACGATGCTGGCGCCGTTCCTGCCGCACGCCGCCAACCGCGTCCACAGGGTGCTGGGCGGCGAGGGCGAGCTCGTGCCGATGCCGCGCCTCGAGACGGTCACCGGCCTCGACCCCGAGGACGAGGGGCGGTCGTGGCCCGTCATCACCGGCGACTACTCGGGCTTCCCGCGGTGGGGGTCGCGCCCGGTCGTCGTGGGGACGCCGATCAGCAAGCCGGCGCCGGTCTTCACCAAGCTCGACGAGTCGGTCGTCGACGACGAGCTGGCCCGGGCCGAGGCCTGA
- a CDS encoding GNAT family N-acetyltransferase translates to MTPDPAAAPPTGVPADPAALLRVYDDQLRTDAETPGAVSVARLGPLRMATFPGGRGFVSYRDLDGAGAVTVRGWVGEALEHFRADRSVVDVEWKTRGHDVAPGLHEALVEHGFVAGEVESVMMGPAAALAVEVPLPPGVVLRRVTAEADVRAMSAMADEAFGDPVSTRRADDLMFRLSREDGMELWVAEADGVMVSSGRLEPVAGTEVAGVWGGATLPAWRGRGIYRALTAVRARSALALGKTVLHSDSTEYSRPILERAGLVKVTTTTPYEWTR, encoded by the coding sequence CGCACCGACGCCGAGACGCCCGGGGCGGTGTCGGTGGCGCGGCTCGGCCCGCTGCGGATGGCCACCTTCCCGGGCGGCCGCGGGTTCGTCTCGTACCGCGACCTCGACGGCGCCGGCGCGGTGACCGTGCGGGGGTGGGTGGGCGAGGCGCTGGAGCACTTCCGGGCCGACCGGTCCGTCGTCGACGTCGAGTGGAAGACCCGGGGCCACGACGTCGCGCCCGGGCTGCACGAGGCGCTGGTCGAGCACGGCTTCGTCGCCGGCGAGGTCGAGTCCGTGATGATGGGCCCGGCCGCAGCCCTGGCCGTGGAGGTGCCGCTGCCACCCGGTGTGGTGCTGCGTCGGGTGACCGCCGAGGCCGACGTGCGGGCCATGAGCGCGATGGCCGACGAGGCGTTCGGCGACCCGGTCTCGACGCGCCGGGCCGACGACCTGATGTTCCGGCTCTCGCGCGAGGACGGCATGGAGCTCTGGGTCGCCGAGGCCGACGGGGTGATGGTGAGCTCGGGGCGCCTGGAGCCGGTGGCGGGCACGGAGGTGGCGGGGGTGTGGGGGGGCGCCACGCTGCCGGCGTGGCGCGGGCGCGGCATCTACCGGGCGCTGACGGCCGTGCGGGCCCGGTCGGCGCTGGCGCTGGGGAAGACGGTGCTGCACAGCGACTCGACCGAGTACTCGCGCCCCATCCTCGAGCGCGCCGGGCTGGTGAAGGTCACCACCACGACGCCGTACGAGTGGACCCGCTGA